From a single Sphingosinicellaceae bacterium genomic region:
- a CDS encoding SDR family oxidoreductase, translating to MSWAAGKTVLVTGGSQGIGLATARAFEALGARVLVTGTRAGPADYEDPLDGLDYHQADLGQSPSRPALVEAVGPIDVLVNNAGTGRADEYTQDGFEAVIDLNLNAVMDVSVRFHPHLKAVGGSIVNVGSLASFLALRETPAYTASKAGLLGLTRALADKWAPDGVRVNLVAPGLVRTRMTAGQRRDPAYETRLLKAVPMRRWGEPGEVAEAIVFLASPGASYITGQSLAIDGGMMLR from the coding sequence ATGAGTTGGGCAGCGGGCAAGACGGTGCTGGTCACCGGCGGCAGCCAGGGCATCGGGCTGGCGACGGCGCGAGCGTTCGAGGCGCTGGGGGCGCGGGTGCTGGTCACCGGCACGCGTGCGGGTCCGGCCGACTACGAGGACCCGCTCGACGGCCTCGACTATCATCAGGCCGACCTCGGGCAATCGCCGTCGCGCCCGGCGCTGGTCGAGGCGGTCGGGCCGATCGACGTGCTGGTCAACAATGCCGGCACCGGGCGCGCCGACGAGTACACGCAGGACGGCTTCGAGGCGGTCATCGACCTCAACCTGAACGCGGTCATGGACGTCTCGGTGCGCTTCCACCCGCACCTCAAGGCCGTCGGCGGCTCCATCGTCAATGTCGGCAGCCTGGCGTCGTTCCTCGCGCTCCGCGAGACCCCCGCCTACACCGCGTCGAAGGCTGGTCTGCTCGGGCTGACGCGGGCGCTCGCCGACAAATGGGCGCCGGACGGCGTCCGCGTGAACCTCGTCGCGCCCGGCCTCGTCCGCACCCGCATGACCGCGGGCCAGCGCCGCGACCCCGCCTACGAGACCCGTCTGCTCAAGGCGGTACCGATGCGCCGCTGGGGCGAACCCGGCGAAGTCGCGGAGGCGATCGTCTTCCTCGCCAGCCCCGGCGCGAGCTACATCACCGGCCAGAGCCTCGCCATCGACGGCGGCATGATGCTGCGGTGA
- a CDS encoding SDR family oxidoreductase — protein sequence MGMDFSGKHALVVGGSTGIGNAAAQLFRAGGASVAVTGTRAAATDYAGEDGSLEGLAYHQLDIGDRDAVAAFDPGLPRLDALVIAAGKVAYRRAEFEIDTFADILATNLTGPMQLAQKFRPALAAANGSIVMIGSVASFRGTIGQPAYSASKGGLLTLTKTLAQAFASEGIRVNLVAPGLIRTKMTRVTWSDDNRRAATEAQVPLRRLGEPGDVAGAIVFLCSALAGYITGESLLVDGGLSA from the coding sequence ATCGGCATGGACTTCAGCGGCAAGCACGCACTCGTCGTCGGCGGCTCGACCGGGATCGGCAACGCCGCCGCCCAGCTGTTCCGCGCCGGCGGAGCCAGCGTCGCAGTGACCGGCACGCGGGCGGCGGCGACCGACTATGCGGGCGAGGACGGCAGCCTCGAGGGCCTCGCCTACCACCAGCTCGACATCGGCGACCGCGATGCCGTGGCGGCGTTCGACCCCGGGCTACCGCGGCTCGATGCACTGGTGATCGCTGCCGGCAAGGTCGCCTACCGGCGCGCCGAGTTCGAGATCGACACCTTCGCTGATATCCTCGCGACCAACCTGACCGGGCCGATGCAGCTGGCGCAGAAGTTCCGGCCGGCGCTGGCAGCAGCGAACGGCAGCATCGTCATGATCGGCTCAGTCGCGAGCTTCCGCGGCACCATCGGGCAGCCCGCCTACTCGGCCTCGAAGGGCGGCCTGCTCACGCTGACGAAGACCTTGGCGCAGGCGTTCGCGAGCGAGGGTATCCGGGTCAACCTCGTCGCGCCGGGGCTGATCCGCACCAAGATGACGCGCGTGACGTGGAGCGACGACAACCGCCGCGCCGCGACCGAGGCCCAGGTACCGCTGCGTCGTCTCGGCGAGCCAGGCGACGTTGCCGGCGCGATCGTCTTCCTGTGCTCGGCGCTGGCGGGCTACATCACCGGCGAATCGCTGCTCGTCGACGGCGGACTAAGCGCTTGA
- a CDS encoding SDR family NAD(P)-dependent oxidoreductase: MALLDGKVAIVTGGGRGLGRCHALALAAAGARVVVNDLGGSVTGGGDGDAAAAVAAEIQDAGGIAVANLASVADWAGAETIVAQAVRTFGGLDIVVNNAGINRPALLVDMTEADFDLEIAVHLKGTAAVSHFAAVHWAERGSEAGRAIVNTTSPVGVHPMPQGGAYGAAKAGIAALTQCHAQELAALGVRVNAVAPCARTRMVAATPDVLASMPEVSGFDRHAPEHVSPLVVYLASALNRFTGRVFGVEGPDVALFRSWSADDLVTRDGGWTAETLAEALEALAVQSDTHAFYPGGRIATKVPPNRTLKALAGVFAG; this comes from the coding sequence ATGGCGTTGCTGGATGGCAAGGTCGCGATTGTGACAGGCGGCGGCCGCGGGCTCGGGCGTTGCCATGCACTGGCACTCGCGGCGGCAGGCGCGCGGGTCGTGGTCAACGATCTCGGCGGCTCGGTGACCGGCGGCGGGGACGGCGACGCAGCGGCGGCGGTGGCGGCCGAGATTCAGGACGCGGGCGGCATCGCGGTCGCCAACCTTGCCAGCGTCGCCGACTGGGCGGGCGCGGAAACCATCGTCGCGCAGGCGGTGCGGACGTTCGGCGGGCTCGACATCGTGGTGAACAATGCCGGTATCAACCGCCCGGCACTGCTCGTCGACATGACCGAGGCCGACTTCGACCTCGAGATCGCGGTCCACCTCAAGGGCACCGCCGCGGTCAGCCACTTTGCCGCGGTTCACTGGGCGGAGCGCGGCTCGGAAGCCGGGCGCGCGATCGTCAACACGACCTCCCCGGTCGGCGTCCACCCGATGCCGCAGGGCGGGGCTTACGGCGCGGCGAAGGCCGGAATTGCGGCGCTGACCCAGTGTCACGCGCAGGAACTCGCGGCGCTCGGGGTGCGTGTCAACGCGGTCGCCCCGTGCGCGCGAACTCGAATGGTCGCGGCAACGCCAGATGTGCTTGCGTCGATGCCCGAGGTCTCGGGCTTCGACCGCCACGCGCCGGAACATGTGTCGCCGTTGGTTGTGTACCTGGCAAGCGCGCTCAACCGCTTCACCGGCCGCGTGTTCGGTGTCGAGGGGCCCGACGTGGCGCTGTTCCGGTCCTGGAGCGCGGACGATCTCGTTACCCGCGACGGCGGCTGGACGGCGGAGACTCTGGCCGAGGCGCTGGAGGCGCTGGCGGTACAGTCCGATACGCACGCCTTCTACCCCGGCGGGCGAATCGCGACGAAGGTCCCGCCAAACCGGACGCTCAAAGCTCTGGCAGGGGTTTTCGCAGGTTAG
- a CDS encoding ABC transporter ATP-binding protein, which translates to MSEPQSPWAASEPVLKVEGLTRSFKQGETVIEVLRGVDLTVAPGEIVALLGPSGSGKSTMLQAVGLLEGGFGGQISIGGERVEAVDAANRTRVRRDRLGFVYQFHHLLPDFSAVENVVLPQLIAGRSRAEATTRAAQLLGDLGLGARLEHRPSQLSGGEQQRVAVARALANQPVLILADEPTGNLDEATAAKVLAEFLRLVRGQGGAALVATHNLSLAQRMDRVVTLHEGRLA; encoded by the coding sequence ATGAGTGAACCGCAAAGCCCGTGGGCCGCTTCCGAGCCGGTCCTCAAGGTCGAGGGATTGACCCGGAGCTTCAAGCAGGGCGAGACCGTCATCGAGGTCCTGCGCGGCGTCGATCTGACCGTCGCCCCCGGTGAGATTGTCGCGCTGCTCGGCCCCTCGGGCTCGGGCAAGTCGACGATGCTGCAGGCGGTCGGACTGCTGGAGGGTGGCTTCGGCGGCCAGATCAGCATCGGCGGCGAGCGCGTGGAAGCGGTGGACGCTGCCAACCGCACCCGCGTCCGCCGCGACCGCCTCGGCTTCGTCTACCAGTTCCACCACCTGCTCCCCGACTTCTCCGCGGTCGAGAACGTCGTCCTGCCCCAGCTCATCGCCGGGCGTTCGCGCGCCGAAGCCACGACCCGGGCCGCCCAGCTCCTCGGCGACCTCGGCCTCGGCGCGCGCCTCGAACACCGCCCGTCGCAGCTTTCGGGAGGCGAGCAGCAGCGTGTCGCCGTCGCTCGCGCCTTGGCCAACCAGCCCGTCCTGATCCTCGCCGACGAGCCGACCGGCAACCTCGACGAAGCCACCGCGGCCAAGGTGCTGGCGGAATTCCTCCGGCTGGTGCGCGGGCAGGGCGGCGCGGCCCTGGTGGCGACGCACAACTTGTCGCTGGCGCAGCGCATGGACCGGGTGGTGACGCTCCACGAGGGGCGGTTGGCCTAA
- a CDS encoding lipoprotein-releasing ABC transporter permease subunit, whose protein sequence is MVITSYERMIARRYLLPGRGEGFIFLVATIATGAVALGVAALVIVMSVMNGFRAELFDRILGLNGHAVIQGYGGKLEAWEPLAAKVRATPGVTSATPLIEQPLMASFQNRVEGVLVRGMTMHDILATKVMTDGVKQGSLKDLVPGTNTVAIGARLAEALGARVGDSVSLISPQGQVTPFGTVPRIIAYKIVAIFEVGIYDYDKAFVVMPMQDAQTLLMLGDAVGMVEVVTVDPDKVGDILAPLADTVRSVAVINDWRSTNSALFEALVVERTVMFWLLAIVILVAAFNILSSLVMLVRAKTRDIAILRTMGASRAATMRIFIFVGSAIGAVGIAAGVIIGFVILHFRENITGLIARLTGAQLWDPSVRYLTDLPSRTDPVEIVGIVLLALLLSFLATLYPAWKAASTDPVEVLRYE, encoded by the coding sequence ATCGTGATCACCTCCTACGAGCGCATGATCGCCCGGCGCTACCTGCTCCCCGGCCGGGGCGAGGGGTTCATCTTCCTCGTCGCCACCATCGCGACGGGTGCCGTCGCGCTTGGCGTCGCGGCGCTGGTCATCGTCATGTCGGTGATGAACGGCTTCCGGGCCGAGCTGTTCGACCGCATCCTCGGGCTTAACGGCCACGCTGTCATCCAGGGCTACGGCGGCAAGCTGGAGGCGTGGGAGCCACTCGCCGCTAAGGTCCGCGCCACGCCCGGCGTGACCAGCGCGACCCCGCTGATCGAGCAGCCGCTGATGGCGAGCTTCCAGAACCGAGTCGAGGGCGTCCTCGTCCGCGGCATGACGATGCACGACATCCTCGCCACCAAGGTCATGACCGACGGCGTCAAGCAGGGCAGCCTCAAGGATCTTGTCCCCGGCACCAACACCGTCGCCATCGGCGCACGGCTGGCGGAGGCGCTCGGAGCGCGCGTCGGCGACAGCGTCAGCCTGATCAGCCCACAAGGTCAGGTGACGCCGTTCGGCACCGTGCCGCGCATCATCGCCTACAAGATCGTCGCGATCTTCGAGGTCGGCATCTACGACTACGACAAGGCCTTTGTGGTCATGCCGATGCAGGACGCGCAGACCCTGCTCATGCTCGGCGACGCGGTCGGCATGGTCGAGGTGGTGACCGTCGACCCGGACAAGGTCGGGGATATCCTCGCACCGCTGGCCGACACCGTGCGCTCGGTCGCGGTGATCAATGACTGGCGGTCGACGAACTCGGCGCTGTTCGAGGCGCTGGTCGTCGAGCGCACCGTGATGTTTTGGCTGCTGGCGATCGTCATCCTGGTCGCGGCGTTCAACATATTGTCGTCGCTGGTCATGCTGGTCCGCGCCAAGACCCGCGACATCGCCATCCTGCGCACGATGGGCGCCAGCCGCGCCGCTACGATGCGGATCTTCATCTTCGTCGGCTCGGCGATCGGCGCGGTCGGCATCGCCGCCGGGGTGATCATCGGCTTCGTCATCCTGCACTTCCGCGAGAATATCACCGGGCTGATCGCGCGCCTTACGGGCGCGCAATTGTGGGACCCCTCGGTGCGCTACCTTACCGACCTGCCATCGCGCACCGATCCGGTCGAGATCGTCGGTATCGTCCTGCTGGCGCTGCTGCTGTCGTTCCTGGCGACGCTGTACCCCGCCTGGAAAGCGGCGAGCACCGACCCGGTCGAGGTGCTGCGCTATGAGTGA
- a CDS encoding proline--tRNA ligase, which translates to MRLSRYFLPVLKETPGDAQVVSHQLMLRAGMIRQTAAGIYAWLPLGLRVLKKIEAIVREEQDRAGAVEVLMPTIQSADLWKTSGRYDAYGPEMLRIKDRHDRDMLFSPTAEELFTTILGNGARSYRDLPLNLYQIQWKFRDETRPRFGVLRGREFLMKDAYSFDLDFAAARHSYNRMFVAYLRTFQRMGLHAIPMRADTGPIGGDLSHEFIVLAPTGESDVFYHQNWEQSRLLYVDADDRDALETFVDSLNADYAATDEKRDPEAEEAAGDAIKQSKGIEVGQVFYFGDKYTKAMGVTVQGADGQPVSPLMGSYGIGISRLVGAIIEASHDAAGIVWPDAVAPYKVALINLRADDAACAGAADALYGKLEAAGIEVLYDDRDERGGAKFATADLIGLPWQLIVGPKGVAAGTVELKRRGGEREDVSIDHAIARLS; encoded by the coding sequence ATGCGCCTGTCGCGATATTTCCTGCCCGTCCTCAAGGAAACCCCTGGCGACGCGCAGGTCGTCAGCCACCAGCTGATGCTCCGCGCCGGCATGATCCGGCAGACCGCGGCCGGCATCTATGCCTGGCTGCCGCTGGGCCTGCGCGTCCTCAAGAAGATCGAGGCTATCGTCCGCGAGGAGCAGGACCGCGCCGGTGCGGTCGAGGTGCTGATGCCGACGATCCAGTCCGCCGACCTGTGGAAGACCAGCGGGCGCTACGACGCCTACGGCCCCGAGATGCTGCGCATCAAGGACCGGCACGACCGCGACATGCTGTTCTCGCCGACCGCTGAGGAGTTGTTCACGACGATCCTTGGCAACGGCGCCCGCTCGTACCGCGACCTGCCGCTCAACCTGTACCAGATCCAGTGGAAGTTCCGCGACGAGACCCGGCCACGTTTCGGCGTGCTGCGCGGGCGCGAGTTCCTGATGAAGGACGCCTACAGCTTCGACCTTGATTTCGCCGCCGCGCGCCACAGCTACAATCGGATGTTCGTGGCGTACCTCCGTACCTTTCAGCGCATGGGGCTGCACGCCATCCCGATGCGCGCCGACACCGGGCCGATCGGCGGCGACCTCAGCCACGAGTTCATCGTCCTCGCGCCGACCGGCGAGAGCGACGTGTTCTACCATCAGAACTGGGAGCAATCGCGGTTGCTCTATGTCGACGCCGACGACCGCGACGCGCTGGAGACCTTCGTCGACAGCCTCAACGCCGACTATGCCGCGACCGACGAAAAGCGCGATCCGGAGGCTGAGGAAGCCGCCGGCGACGCGATCAAGCAGTCGAAGGGCATCGAAGTCGGGCAGGTCTTCTACTTCGGCGACAAGTACACCAAGGCCATGGGCGTCACCGTCCAGGGCGCCGACGGCCAGCCGGTAAGCCCGCTGATGGGCAGCTACGGCATCGGCATCTCGCGGCTCGTCGGTGCGATCATCGAGGCGAGCCACGACGCCGCCGGCATCGTCTGGCCCGACGCGGTCGCGCCGTACAAGGTCGCGTTGATCAACCTCCGCGCCGACGACGCTGCCTGCGCCGGTGCTGCCGACGCGCTTTACGGCAAGCTCGAGGCCGCCGGGATCGAGGTCCTGTATGACGACCGCGACGAGCGCGGCGGGGCGAAATTCGCCACCGCCGACCTGATCGGCCTGCCGTGGCAGCTTATCGTCGGCCCGAAGGGCGTCGCGGCCGGCACCGTCGAGCTCAAGCGCCGCGGCGGCGAGCGTGAGGACGTCTCGATCGACCACGCAATCGCGAGGCTGTCGTGA
- a CDS encoding glutathione S-transferase family protein, whose translation MMLYGAPEPAPNPRRVTLLLREKGISLPVTNVALMKGEHKSPAIVALNPRGQVPFLVLDDGRVLAETVAICRYLDELHPEPPLFGTDAWERAETDMWVRRVETTLGVPVSLVWVHGHALTATIFEQIPAVAEQARGRVAEVLKWFDEQLAGKQWLAGDRYTVADIVLLTVFDFAVFVGIPVPGELTALHDWHRRATARYA comes from the coding sequence ATGATGCTTTACGGGGCGCCCGAGCCCGCCCCCAACCCGCGCCGCGTCACGCTTTTGCTGCGCGAAAAGGGCATCAGCCTGCCGGTCACCAACGTCGCGCTGATGAAGGGCGAGCACAAATCACCCGCGATTGTGGCGCTCAACCCGCGCGGGCAGGTGCCGTTCCTGGTCCTCGACGACGGTCGTGTGCTGGCCGAGACGGTGGCGATCTGTCGCTACCTCGACGAGCTCCATCCCGAGCCGCCGCTGTTCGGCACCGATGCCTGGGAACGGGCGGAGACCGACATGTGGGTGCGGCGGGTCGAGACGACGCTCGGCGTGCCGGTGTCACTGGTGTGGGTCCACGGCCATGCGCTGACCGCGACGATCTTCGAGCAGATACCCGCGGTGGCCGAACAGGCGCGCGGCCGTGTCGCCGAGGTCCTGAAATGGTTCGACGAACAACTGGCGGGTAAGCAGTGGCTGGCCGGCGACCGCTATACCGTGGCCGACATCGTGCTGCTGACGGTGTTCGACTTCGCGGTGTTCGTCGGCATCCCGGTGCCCGGGGAACTTACGGCGCTGCACGACTGGCACCGGCGGGCGACGGCGCGCTACGCCTGA
- a CDS encoding DUF4153 domain-containing protein yields MSDTEHRDWPLRAALLAVAGAAVALALHVLLNGKTEWQVTEDSGRLALAAFLAVGGVAYAFVVERDRQRLSLSFALVSAAIVAAVIYWNGTGSWDATDGWRVACALLTVAIAAPLFQAWRDASGHAAGQRSLSDRIPYIAAHNHAWTNVVLWCAACVFVGITWGLAELLAALFDLIGIHNLSLLLRKAWFGKMLTGAAFGGAVGLLRDRERVLGTLQRVVTIVLSVLAPVLAAGLLAFLVALPFTGLVPLWQATKSTTPILVSCVIGALLLSNSVIADRPEDESPRRALRWAAMGLGLAMLPLGVIAAVSTGLRINQYGLTPDRLWAVVFTGIACAYGLAYLVQLVRARAGWSAPVRAANLKLAVGLCGVAFVLSTPLVAFGALSTRDQVARLASGRTAPDKFDWTALRYDFGPSGKAAVERLVKSGATPAIRAAAATALKSESRWSARQDVDQQQRSDTLEKYLTILPKPVPLPAGLRQRIAAFESCNAEHRCVLLYVPGAHEATLAGSAADIGPTAQLEEGAGNWGETRYQAQSAEVRKRESDARLADANLRAAAIARGDVEVREVKRRQIFIGGQPAGEPFE; encoded by the coding sequence ATGAGCGATACCGAACACCGCGACTGGCCGCTACGCGCCGCCCTGCTGGCCGTCGCGGGCGCGGCGGTCGCGCTGGCGCTGCACGTCCTGCTCAATGGCAAGACCGAGTGGCAGGTGACCGAGGACAGCGGCCGGCTCGCGCTGGCCGCCTTCCTCGCTGTCGGTGGCGTCGCCTACGCCTTCGTCGTCGAACGCGACCGTCAGCGCCTCAGCCTGAGTTTCGCGCTGGTCAGCGCCGCGATCGTTGCCGCGGTGATCTACTGGAACGGCACCGGCAGCTGGGATGCGACCGATGGCTGGCGTGTCGCCTGCGCGCTGCTGACGGTCGCCATCGCGGCACCGTTGTTCCAGGCTTGGCGCGACGCGTCCGGACATGCCGCCGGGCAGCGGAGTCTCAGCGACCGCATCCCCTACATCGCCGCGCACAATCACGCGTGGACCAACGTCGTCTTGTGGTGCGCCGCTTGCGTCTTTGTCGGCATCACCTGGGGTCTCGCGGAGCTGCTCGCGGCGCTGTTCGACCTGATCGGCATTCACAACCTGTCCTTGCTCCTCCGCAAAGCGTGGTTCGGCAAGATGCTGACCGGAGCGGCGTTCGGCGGCGCGGTCGGCCTGCTCCGCGACCGCGAGCGCGTGCTCGGGACCTTGCAGCGCGTCGTCACGATCGTGCTGTCGGTGCTGGCGCCGGTGCTCGCCGCCGGGCTGCTGGCGTTCCTGGTGGCGCTGCCGTTCACCGGCCTCGTGCCGCTGTGGCAGGCGACGAAGTCGACGACGCCGATCCTGGTGAGCTGCGTCATCGGAGCGCTGCTGCTGTCGAATTCGGTCATCGCCGACCGCCCCGAGGACGAGTCGCCGCGGCGGGCGCTGCGCTGGGCCGCGATGGGACTGGGCCTCGCGATGCTGCCGCTCGGGGTCATCGCCGCGGTCTCGACGGGCCTGCGGATCAACCAGTACGGGCTGACCCCGGACCGGCTGTGGGCGGTGGTGTTCACCGGCATCGCTTGCGCCTACGGGCTGGCGTACCTCGTCCAGCTGGTCCGCGCCCGCGCCGGCTGGAGCGCGCCGGTCCGCGCCGCCAACCTCAAGCTCGCGGTCGGACTGTGCGGCGTCGCATTCGTGCTGTCGACGCCCTTGGTTGCGTTCGGGGCGCTGTCGACCCGCGACCAGGTCGCGCGCCTGGCGAGCGGCCGCACCGCGCCGGACAAGTTCGACTGGACGGCGCTGCGCTACGATTTCGGGCCGAGCGGCAAGGCGGCGGTCGAGCGCCTGGTAAAAAGCGGTGCGACCCCAGCGATCCGGGCGGCTGCAGCGACCGCGCTCAAATCTGAAAGCCGCTGGAGCGCGCGACAGGATGTCGACCAGCAGCAGCGCTCCGACACGCTCGAGAAATACCTGACCATCCTGCCCAAACCGGTGCCGCTGCCCGCTGGCCTGCGCCAGCGCATCGCCGCCTTCGAAAGCTGCAATGCCGAGCACCGCTGCGTCCTGCTGTACGTGCCGGGCGCGCACGAAGCGACGCTGGCCGGGTCCGCTGCCGATATCGGCCCGACCGCCCAGCTCGAGGAAGGCGCGGGAAATTGGGGCGAGACGCGATACCAGGCGCAATCCGCCGAAGTCCGCAAACGCGAGTCCGACGCGCGGCTCGCCGACGCAAATTTACGCGCCGCAGCGATCGCGCGCGGTGACGTCGAAGTCCGGGAGGTCAAGCGACGGCAGATCTTCATCGGCGGCCAACCTGCGGGCGAGCCGTTCGAGTAA
- a CDS encoding CTP synthase, with protein sequence MARFIFITGGVVSSLGKGLMAAALAALLQSRGYRVRIRKFDPYLNVDPGTMSPYQHGEVYVTDDGAETDLDLGHYERFTGVPSRQSDNITSGRVYQGIIAKERRGDFLGATVQVIPHVTDAIKAFAMADTEDLDFVLCEIGGTVGDIESLPFIEAIRQLRNDLGRGNSVSIHVTLVPFIAAAGELKTKPTQHSVRELAALGVQPDILVCRCEKFLPVSDRAKIALFCNVRPEAVIPALDAASIYAVPLQYHAEGLDEQVLLAFGITPEPNPDLSRWASIEERLANSEGEVTIGVVGKYVGLPDAYKSLNEALVHGGIANRVKVNIQWIDAELFEADDSDVAARLEPMHAILVPGAFGERGAGGKLASIRFARERKVPFFGICFGMQMACVEAARNLAGIAGASSTEFGPTDEPVVGMITEWMSAEGLQTRDALGDLGGTMRLGAYEAVLAGNSVAASIYDSSCASERHRHRYEVNSRYRDRLEATGLMFSGMSPDGLLPEIIERPDHPWFVGVQFHPELKSKPFDPHPLFASFIEAAVKQSRLV encoded by the coding sequence ATGGCACGGTTCATTTTCATAACCGGGGGCGTGGTCTCGTCACTCGGTAAGGGTCTCATGGCCGCAGCGCTCGCGGCGTTGCTGCAGTCGCGTGGATACCGCGTGCGGATCCGCAAGTTCGACCCCTATCTCAACGTCGATCCCGGAACGATGTCGCCCTACCAGCATGGCGAGGTCTACGTCACCGACGACGGCGCCGAGACCGATCTCGACCTCGGGCACTACGAGCGCTTCACCGGCGTGCCGTCGCGTCAAAGCGACAACATCACCTCGGGCCGCGTCTACCAGGGCATCATCGCCAAGGAGCGCCGCGGCGACTTCCTCGGCGCGACGGTGCAGGTCATCCCGCACGTCACCGACGCGATCAAGGCGTTCGCGATGGCCGACACCGAGGACCTCGACTTCGTCCTTTGCGAGATCGGGGGGACGGTCGGCGACATCGAATCGCTGCCCTTCATCGAGGCGATCCGCCAGCTCAGGAACGACCTCGGCCGCGGCAACTCGGTGTCGATCCACGTCACCTTGGTGCCGTTCATCGCGGCCGCGGGCGAGCTCAAGACCAAGCCGACCCAGCACAGCGTCCGCGAGCTCGCCGCACTCGGCGTCCAGCCCGACATCCTGGTCTGCCGCTGCGAGAAGTTCCTGCCCGTCAGCGACCGCGCCAAGATCGCGCTGTTCTGCAACGTCCGGCCGGAGGCGGTCATCCCCGCGCTCGACGCCGCCAGCATCTACGCGGTGCCGCTCCAATACCATGCCGAGGGCCTCGACGAGCAGGTCCTGCTGGCCTTCGGCATCACCCCGGAACCCAACCCCGACCTGTCGCGCTGGGCCTCGATCGAGGAGCGCCTGGCGAACTCCGAGGGCGAGGTCACCATCGGCGTCGTCGGCAAATATGTCGGCCTGCCAGACGCCTACAAGTCGCTGAACGAGGCGCTGGTCCACGGCGGCATCGCCAACCGCGTCAAGGTCAACATCCAGTGGATCGACGCCGAGCTGTTCGAGGCCGACGACAGCGACGTCGCGGCGCGGCTCGAGCCGATGCACGCGATCCTCGTGCCCGGCGCGTTCGGCGAGCGCGGCGCAGGCGGCAAGCTGGCGAGCATCCGCTTCGCCCGCGAACGCAAGGTGCCGTTCTTCGGCATCTGCTTCGGGATGCAGATGGCGTGCGTCGAGGCGGCGCGGAACCTTGCCGGTATCGCAGGCGCGTCCTCGACCGAGTTCGGCCCGACCGACGAGCCCGTCGTCGGCATGATTACCGAGTGGATGAGCGCCGAGGGCCTGCAGACCCGCGACGCGCTCGGCGACCTCGGCGGCACCATGCGGCTCGGTGCCTACGAGGCGGTGCTGGCCGGCAACAGCGTCGCCGCGTCGATCTACGACAGCTCGTGCGCTTCGGAGCGCCATCGCCATCGCTACGAGGTGAACAGCCGCTACCGCGACCGCCTCGAGGCCACCGGCCTGATGTTCTCCGGCATGTCCCCCGACGGCCTGCTCCCCGAGATCATCGAGCGCCCCGACCACCCGTGGTTTGTTGGCGTACAGTTTCACCCGGAGCTGAAGTCCAAGCCCTTCGACCCGCACCCGCTGTTCGCGAGCTTCATCGAGGCGGCGGTCAAGCAGAGCCGGCTGGTCTGA
- a CDS encoding NTP transferase domain-containing protein, whose protein sequence is MQAVILAAGQGTRLREASPIKPLTLVAGRPLILHILDRLRAGGATSAVVVLGYEGAAIRAVLDAADTLPLTLVDNARWDAPNGVSVLAAAPCLQPRALLCMADHLVQRGLYRAMVAHDLGDDALALGIDRRLGHPWVDEDDVTRVGTRGDRIVAIGKHLPVYDAYDSGVFVVTPALTDALAKLANPGLSDGVRALAATRRAGIVDISDHDWLDIDDPRALALAELWTSRAPAFPTAALPG, encoded by the coding sequence ATGCAAGCCGTCATCCTCGCGGCGGGGCAGGGCACCCGCCTGCGCGAAGCATCACCGATCAAGCCGCTGACGCTCGTCGCCGGCCGCCCGTTGATCCTCCACATACTCGACCGGCTGCGCGCCGGCGGTGCGACCAGCGCGGTCGTGGTGCTCGGCTATGAGGGGGCTGCCATCCGCGCCGTCCTCGACGCCGCCGATACGCTGCCGCTGACCCTCGTCGATAACGCACGCTGGGATGCTCCCAACGGCGTCTCGGTACTCGCCGCCGCGCCGTGCCTCCAGCCCCGTGCCCTGCTGTGCATGGCGGACCACCTCGTCCAGCGCGGACTGTACCGGGCGATGGTCGCCCACGATCTCGGCGATGACGCGCTGGCACTCGGCATCGACCGGAGGCTCGGGCACCCCTGGGTCGACGAGGATGACGTGACCCGCGTCGGCACCCGCGGCGACCGCATCGTCGCCATCGGCAAGCACCTGCCGGTCTACGACGCCTATGACAGCGGCGTCTTTGTCGTCACCCCGGCGCTGACCGACGCACTCGCCAAACTCGCGAATCCCGGGCTTTCGGACGGCGTTCGCGCGCTCGCCGCCACCCGCCGCGCCGGAATCGTTGACATTTCGGACCATGATTGGCTCGATATCGACGATCCGAGGGCCCTCGCGCTCGCTGAACTGTGGACAAGCCGCGCACCGGCCTTCCCAACCGCAGCACTTCCGGGCTAA